One window from the genome of Alkalihalobacillus sp. LMS6 encodes:
- the yaaA gene encoding S4 domain-containing protein YaaA, with translation MEQIEIQSEFITLGQLLKETGAIDTGGMAKWYLSEYVVYVNGEPENRRGKKLRHDDQIDLEDGQTFLIVSKV, from the coding sequence ATGGAACAAATAGAAATTCAATCAGAGTTTATTACGCTTGGTCAATTATTAAAAGAGACAGGCGCTATTGATACAGGTGGCATGGCTAAATGGTATTTAAGTGAATATGTCGTATACGTAAATGGTGAACCGGAAAATCGTCGTGGGAAAAAGTTGCGCCATGATGATCAAATTGATTTAGAGGACGGGCAAACCTTTTTAATCGTTTCTAAGGTGTAA
- the recF gene encoding DNA replication/repair protein RecF, whose amino-acid sequence MLIRKIELTSYRNYEHTALSFGEKVNVFIGENAQGKTNLLEAIYVIALAKSHRSSKDKELIRFDKDFSRVHVEAENRTGQVELDFIISQKGKRGKINGLEQKRLSDYVGTINVVMFAPEDLELVKGSPQIRRRFIDIELGQISPVYLYELSHYGKIIKQRNVLLKDMQIKRSTDFTMLDILTDQMIERAAFITKKRAEFTTQLEKWAVPIHQSISRGKEALRLEYIPSLEVSDKGNLSKIKVDMQTKYEAKKTEEVRRGTTLFGPHRDDLAFTINDLDVQKYGSQGQQRTTALSLKLAEIDLIHDEVGEFPILLLDDVLSELDDYRQSHLLETIQNRVQTFVTTTSISGLHERVREEACIFTVNQGEVKRME is encoded by the coding sequence ATGTTAATTAGAAAAATTGAATTAACATCGTACCGAAATTACGAACATACGGCATTATCGTTCGGCGAAAAAGTGAATGTTTTTATTGGTGAAAATGCGCAAGGGAAAACTAATTTACTTGAGGCAATTTACGTAATAGCACTTGCAAAGTCACATCGTTCGAGTAAAGACAAAGAGCTGATTCGTTTTGATAAAGACTTTTCACGGGTCCATGTAGAAGCTGAAAACCGAACGGGACAAGTTGAACTTGATTTCATTATTTCGCAAAAAGGAAAGCGCGGAAAAATTAATGGACTTGAACAAAAGCGACTAAGTGATTATGTAGGGACGATTAATGTTGTCATGTTTGCACCAGAAGATCTTGAGCTTGTGAAAGGCAGTCCTCAAATAAGACGACGGTTTATTGATATTGAACTTGGACAAATTAGCCCAGTTTATCTTTATGAACTTTCTCACTATGGGAAAATTATTAAGCAACGAAATGTCTTGCTCAAAGATATGCAGATAAAGAGGTCAACAGATTTTACGATGCTCGATATTCTTACGGATCAAATGATTGAGCGGGCCGCGTTTATTACAAAAAAGCGAGCCGAGTTTACGACACAGCTCGAAAAGTGGGCTGTTCCGATCCATCAATCAATAAGTCGAGGGAAAGAGGCGCTCCGCCTGGAATATATCCCGTCTTTAGAGGTATCAGACAAAGGAAATCTGTCGAAAATAAAAGTAGACATGCAAACGAAGTACGAAGCGAAAAAAACAGAAGAGGTTAGAAGAGGAACGACTTTGTTCGGCCCGCACCGAGATGACTTGGCTTTTACGATAAACGATCTTGATGTGCAGAAGTATGGGTCACAAGGACAGCAACGAACAACGGCGTTATCTCTTAAATTAGCAGAGATCGACTTAATCCATGATGAAGTAGGCGAATTCCCTATTCTTTTACTGGATGACGTGCTATCAGAACTAGATGATTATCGACAGTCCCATTTACTAGAAACCATTCAAAATCGAGTACAGACGTTTGTAACAACAACGTCAATTAGTGGACTACATGAACGTGTACGTGAAGAAGCGTGCATTTTTACTGTAAATCAAGGCGAAGTCAAACGAATGGAGTAA
- the remB gene encoding extracellular matrix regulator RemB: MYIHVGGDIILPINRVVGIFPYEEEALPKDTLAFLENQTIQKTCIGNVTDAIKSVVVTNHHVYYSPVSTQTLYKRSNENVLDRLAEDEEGSIG; the protein is encoded by the coding sequence ATGTATATTCATGTAGGTGGAGATATTATTTTACCAATTAACCGTGTTGTTGGTATTTTTCCATATGAAGAAGAAGCGTTACCGAAAGATACGCTCGCTTTTCTTGAAAATCAAACCATACAGAAAACATGCATTGGAAATGTTACAGACGCCATTAAGAGTGTAGTTGTGACAAATCATCATGTGTATTATTCCCCAGTTTCCACTCAAACCCTCTATAAACGCTCGAATGAGAATGTGTTAGATCGTTTAGCTGAGGATGAAGAAGGATCAATTGGTTAA